The Clostridia bacterium genome segment GTGTAAAAGGTATGCGATGCATAGCTTCCGTCCGGCATCAGAAAGGTGATGTCTGCCTTCAGCCGTTCGTAATCGTCGGTAAGGGCAAAGCAAACAGGACCATTGCACGGGTCACCGTTAGAAGCCGTTCTTGAAAAGAACATGGGACAACCGCAGGTCATCTCGTGAAAGTTTACCCAGCTTGCAAAGGTAAAACTGTCTTTAAAGGTAATGGATTCGCTGCCGGTGATGGTTAAGTAACCATCCTGCAGGTCCAGCGCCTTTCCGGTTACACCAATGCTTTCAAAAGCCATGTTGCCGTAACTGGTCAGGGAATTGTTTCCGGTATAGTCACACGAAAAAAAGTTTTCAAAACTGAAATGCATATCCGGCGTGCTGTCTGATGCAAATGCTTGCGAAGACATTGCAAACAGCAAAACTATACAAAGCAAAATCAGTTTTTGCGCTTTCATAGTATCACTCCCAACTGCGGATTTCTCCGCTTCGGTTTAAGACCATTTTAGTCTTAGGATATACCCATTATAAACCAAAAATTCCAATTTGTCAAATTTCGCTAAAAAAACAGCCTTTTTTTGGAAGAAAAAGGCTGCTTTTTAAAGGATATTTATTGCATATCAATTTCGATTTTTCCCATGGGGAGAGAAAGAGTTTCGGGGATACAGTTTTCCTGCTTTAAAAGAGACAGGGTGCCAAGGCCCACATGGGCAAGACCAAAACCGAATAGTGTACACCCGCATTTTTCGCAATGGTCTTTTAAAAGAAGTCCGCCCAGCATGGATGCAATCCCTGCGCCGACTGCCACATAACCGCATTTGATTTTCATTTTTTACGCCTCCTGAATAGAATTTCATGCTTATTTTGTCACTTTTTTTAAGAAAAATGCAAAAAACACTTGCCTTTTTATGAAAAATATTGTAAAATACTAAAAGGTATAATAGATTATGGAGGTTTATGTATATGGCTAACATTAAAAAAATTGCGATTTTAACAGGCGGCGGCGACTGCCCCGGTTTAAACCCTGTTATTCGTGCTGTTGTTAAAACAGCGATAGAAAAATACGGTCTGGAAGTTGTGGGTATCAAAAACGGCTACCATGGCTTGTATCACAAAAACTTTGTGCCTCTGACATTGGAAAATGTACAGGAAATTATTGGTGTTGGCGGTACTATTCTGCATTCTTCCAATAAGGACAACCTTTTCATTTATCCGATTCGTGACGAAAATGATGAGATTGTAAAAGATGCAGAGGGCAACATCCAGTATCATGACGTTTCGGATGAGGCTGTGGAAAACCTGAAAGAAGCAGGTATTGATGCTTTGTTTATCTTAGGCGGTGACGGCACACTGACCTCCGGTCGCGACTTTGCAAGAAAAGGTGTTAATGTAATGGGTATTCCCAAGACCATCGATAATGACCTGGCTTGCACAGACTTTACATTTGGCTTTGATACCGCAATTTCTGTTGCTTGCGACGGTTTGGACAGAGTTCGTACCACCGGTATGAGCCATCACAGAATCATGGTTGTGGAAATCATGGGCAGAGGCGCAGGCTGGCTGACACTGCATTCCGGTATTGCAGGTGCGGCTGACGTTATCTTGATTCCTGAAATTCCTTATGATATCAACAAGGTTGCTGAAAAGATTAAGGAAGACAAGGCAAGCGGTAAGACATTCTCCGTGGTTGCTGTTGCAGAAGGTGCAAAATCTTCTGACGGTAAGCAGGTTATCTTAAAGGTTCGTGAAGATTCTCCCGACCCGATTCGTCTGGGCGGTGTTGGTACTGTAATTGCAGACCAGTTGGAAGAACTGGTTGGCTCTGAAGCAAGAGCAACTGTACTCGGTCACATTCAGCGTGGCGGTTCGCCCACAGCACATGACCGCGTGCTTTCCACCAGATACGGCTATGCGGCAGTTGAATATGCTATGCAGGGCAAGTTTGGTAACATGGTTGTATTGCAGGGCAATGAAATTAAGTATGTATCCTTAGAAGACGTTATCGGTCAGAAAACCAAGAACGTTGAGCCTGATGGCGAGCTGGTAACAGTAGCTAAGGCTATGGGTGTATGCTTCGGTGACTAACGGCACTTAAAAACATGCACCGATCATGAAAAACTGATTGAAAGAACTCTGCTTCGCAGAGTTCTTTTTTATTGTGCAA includes the following:
- a CDS encoding ATP-dependent 6-phosphofructokinase; translation: MANIKKIAILTGGGDCPGLNPVIRAVVKTAIEKYGLEVVGIKNGYHGLYHKNFVPLTLENVQEIIGVGGTILHSSNKDNLFIYPIRDENDEIVKDAEGNIQYHDVSDEAVENLKEAGIDALFILGGDGTLTSGRDFARKGVNVMGIPKTIDNDLACTDFTFGFDTAISVACDGLDRVRTTGMSHHRIMVVEIMGRGAGWLTLHSGIAGAADVILIPEIPYDINKVAEKIKEDKASGKTFSVVAVAEGAKSSDGKQVILKVREDSPDPIRLGGVGTVIADQLEELVGSEARATVLGHIQRGGSPTAHDRVLSTRYGYAAVEYAMQGKFGNMVVLQGNEIKYVSLEDVIGQKTKNVEPDGELVTVAKAMGVCFGD